One window from the genome of Nitrososphaerota archaeon encodes:
- a CDS encoding DegT/DnrJ/EryC1/StrS family aminotransferase gives MRKIPLVIPYHNSKIEKEVISVLRSRKLVSSKLVEKFEKELAKYIGCKHVICVNSGTAALHLAFLAIGANKENEIITSSFSFIASANAIIYTGAKPVFTDIDEKTYNMNIEKIEELINEKTIAIEPIHLYGQPCEMDKIMEIAHKYGLIVIEDAAQAIGAEYNSKKIGSIGDIACFSTYATKNLHTGEGGFIATNNDEYAEKIRILRDQGQSGKYNHVMIGYNYRMTEIQAAIGIVQLKEIDRLNKIRIRNAEYLTEKLKEINGIITPYIHPKAKHVFHQYVIQIDEEKIGLSRDKLREELMKKGIETAIHYPKPIPLQPIYKELFNYREGMFPIAEKISKRILSLPINPFLKIKDLDYIHQNLFKIIKTR, from the coding sequence ATGAGAAAAATACCTTTAGTAATTCCTTATCATAATTCAAAAATAGAAAAAGAAGTAATATCTGTTTTAAGATCTAGAAAACTTGTTTCAAGTAAATTAGTAGAAAAATTCGAAAAAGAATTAGCTAAATATATTGGATGTAAACATGTTATATGTGTAAATTCTGGAACAGCAGCATTACATTTAGCTTTTTTAGCAATAGGAGCTAATAAAGAGAATGAAATTATTACATCTTCTTTTAGTTTTATAGCTTCTGCAAATGCTATTATATATACTGGAGCTAAACCTGTTTTTACAGATATAGATGAGAAAACATACAATATGAATATTGAAAAAATAGAAGAATTAATAAATGAGAAAACTATTGCAATTGAACCAATTCATCTCTATGGTCAGCCATGTGAAATGGATAAAATAATGGAAATTGCTCATAAATATGGATTAATAGTAATTGAAGATGCTGCACAAGCAATAGGAGCTGAATATAATAGTAAAAAAATTGGTTCGATAGGAGATATTGCATGTTTTAGTACATATGCAACAAAAAATTTACATACTGGTGAGGGAGGGTTTATAGCAACTAATAATGATGAATATGCTGAAAAAATACGTATATTAAGAGATCAAGGTCAAAGTGGAAAATATAATCATGTAATGATTGGCTATAATTATAGAATGACTGAAATTCAAGCAGCAATTGGTATAGTTCAATTAAAAGAAATAGATAGATTAAATAAAATTAGAATAAGGAATGCGGAATATTTAACTGAAAAATTAAAAGAAATAAATGGAATAATTACTCCATATATTCATCCAAAAGCTAAACATGTTTTCCATCAATATGTTATTCAAATAGATGAGGAAAAAATAGGATTAAGTAGAGATAAATTAAGAGAAGAATTAATGAAAAAAGGAATTGAAACAGCTATACACTATCCAAAACCTATTCCTTTACAACCAATATATAAAGAGCTTTTTAATTATAGAGAAGGAATGTTTCCAATTGCTGAAAAAATTTCTAAGAGAATACTTTCATTACCTATAAATCCATTCTTGAAAATTAAAGATCTTGATTATATTCATCAAAATTTATTTAAAATTATTAAAACTAGATGA
- a CDS encoding transcriptional regulator — protein MSKDQVIGLLLFLGGIAGIILYFWLVFLSPWMLLILEITAFVAVAAVLAIAAWVGYTLATTPPPEPIEELEKIEEEKKEEIEVPKEEKKE, from the coding sequence ATGAGTAAAGACCAAGTTATAGGTTTACTTCTCTTTTTAGGAGGGATAGCTGGAATAATCTTATACTTTTGGCTAGTATTTCTTTCTCCATGGATGTTGTTAATATTAGAGATTACAGCTTTTGTAGCAGTTGCAGCAGTTCTAGCAATAGCAGCTTGGGTAGGATATACTTTAGCCACTACACCTCCACCTGAACCAATAGAAGAATTAGAAAAAATTGAGGAAGAAAAGAAAGAAGAAATAGAAGTGCCTAAAGAAGAGAAAAAAGAATGA
- a CDS encoding methyltransferase domain-containing protein, producing the protein MTYINYFKESISIAPYAPTSIDTIRYMLTLAELKPGETLYDLGCGDGRIIIIAAQEFKANAIGIELREDLVKKALEEIRKNNLEKRAKIIQGDLFSIDISDADVVTLYLTTSANEKVRPKLEKELKNGARVVSHDFEIPKWKPIKIEKFNFDTIYLYKKGVNYI; encoded by the coding sequence ATGACGTATATTAATTATTTTAAAGAGTCTATATCTATAGCACCTTATGCTCCTACGTCCATTGATACTATTAGATATATGCTTACTTTAGCAGAATTAAAGCCAGGAGAAACTCTTTACGATCTTGGATGTGGAGATGGAAGAATTATCATTATAGCTGCTCAAGAATTTAAAGCAAATGCTATTGGAATAGAATTAAGAGAAGATTTAGTAAAAAAAGCTTTAGAAGAAATCCGTAAAAATAATTTAGAAAAAAGAGCTAAAATTATTCAAGGAGATTTATTTTCAATAGATATTAGTGATGCAGATGTAGTAACTCTTTATCTTACAACTAGTGCAAATGAAAAAGTTAGACCTAAGCTTGAGAAGGAATTAAAAAATGGTGCGAGAGTTGTTTCTCATGATTTTGAAATTCCAAAATGGAAACCTATAAAAATTGAAAAATTTAATTTTGACACAATATATCTTTATAAAAAAGGTGTAAACTATATTTAA
- a CDS encoding pyrimidine dimer DNA glycosylase/endonuclease V codes for MRLWSIHPKYLDTKGLVSVWREGLLAKKVLEGRIRGYKNHPQLIRFRIYEKPVTLINAYLYQVYLEAKRRGYKFDLSKIEPLILKEEITVTKGQLEFEFFHLLKKLKKRNKKKFEELKNLTIDNIEPNPIFRVINGGIETWERTKKT; via the coding sequence ATGAGGTTATGGTCAATTCATCCTAAATATCTTGACACTAAGGGTTTGGTTTCTGTTTGGAGAGAAGGTCTCTTGGCAAAGAAGGTTTTAGAGGGACGCATCAGAGGCTATAAAAACCATCCCCAACTTATAAGGTTTAGAATATATGAAAAACCTGTTACTTTAATAAATGCATACTTATATCAAGTTTATCTTGAAGCAAAGAGAAGAGGTTATAAATTTGATCTATCCAAAATAGAACCTTTAATTCTAAAAGAAGAAATAACAGTTACTAAAGGACAATTGGAATTTGAATTCTTCCATTTACTAAAAAAGCTTAAGAAAAGAAATAAGAAAAAGTTTGAAGAATTAAAAAATTTAACCATTGACAATATAGAGCCCAACCCTATTTTTAGAGTAATAAACGGTGGAATAGAAACATGGGAAAGAACAAAGAAAACTTAA
- a CDS encoding aldehyde ferredoxin oxidoreductase family protein: MSYIDGGYNKKIARIDLTNEKILIEEVNDYIYRMYLGGRGLGAYFLFKELKPKIDPLSPNNKLVFATGILTGVPLPGLSKYSVISKSPLTNSFGEAEAGGFFGPELKFAGFDALIIEGKSEKPVYLWINDGKIEIRDAEHLWRKKIKEVQEEIRKELNDKLIRVASIGLAGENLVRYACIINELKYVNGRSGLGAVMGSKKLKAIAVRGHKRIKYKNEGKIHELIKWIAENWKNFPGTVARNTYGTSIGVMANNKTGILPTKNFQGGYFEKAEEISGEKMKETILIKTEGCYACPIRCKRVVKGKEPYVTDPDYGGPEYETIAAFGSLCYIDDINAIALANQMCNAYGLDTISTGCAIAFAMECYENGILTKDDVNGLDLKFGNKEAMLKLIEMIAKREEIGDLLAEGVMRASKKIGKESEKFALHVKGKEIPLQEPRGKTGVGLAYALSPSGADHMQHPHDPVFEKILEEYKPLGIIKPIDSLSLGPEKVRFFIYTHLWWGLFDCLGICKFPFIPHPAGFLKINHLVEIVNVVTGWETSLWELMKASERAINIARCFNIREGFTNIDDDLPERFFEEIKFGPKKGFKINKEEFYEAIKMYYEMMGWDRNTGIPTKAKLDELDIGWAYSENREQ; encoded by the coding sequence ATGTCCTATATAGATGGAGGATATAATAAAAAAATTGCTAGAATAGATTTAACAAATGAAAAAATATTGATTGAAGAAGTAAACGATTACATTTATCGAATGTATCTTGGTGGAAGAGGGCTTGGAGCATATTTTCTTTTCAAAGAATTAAAACCTAAAATAGATCCATTAAGCCCTAATAATAAATTGGTTTTTGCTACAGGAATACTTACGGGAGTTCCATTACCAGGACTCTCTAAATACAGTGTTATTTCAAAATCTCCTTTAACAAATAGTTTTGGAGAAGCTGAAGCTGGGGGTTTCTTTGGACCAGAATTGAAATTTGCTGGATTTGATGCTTTAATAATAGAAGGAAAATCTGAAAAACCCGTATATCTATGGATTAATGATGGAAAAATTGAAATAAGAGATGCAGAACATTTATGGAGAAAAAAAATAAAAGAAGTTCAAGAAGAAATACGTAAGGAGCTAAATGATAAGTTAATAAGGGTTGCTTCAATAGGTTTAGCAGGAGAAAATCTTGTAAGATATGCTTGTATAATAAATGAATTAAAGTATGTAAATGGAAGAAGTGGATTAGGAGCAGTAATGGGTTCTAAAAAATTAAAAGCAATAGCAGTACGTGGACATAAAAGAATAAAATACAAGAATGAGGGAAAAATACACGAATTAATTAAATGGATTGCTGAAAATTGGAAGAATTTCCCAGGAACTGTTGCCAGGAACACTTACGGCACTTCTATTGGAGTAATGGCAAATAATAAAACTGGAATACTTCCAACAAAGAATTTCCAAGGAGGATATTTTGAAAAAGCTGAAGAAATTTCGGGGGAGAAGATGAAAGAAACTATTCTAATTAAAACTGAAGGATGTTACGCATGTCCTATAAGATGTAAAAGAGTTGTAAAAGGGAAAGAACCATATGTAACAGATCCAGATTATGGTGGTCCTGAATATGAAACAATCGCTGCTTTTGGTTCATTATGCTATATCGATGATATTAATGCAATAGCTTTAGCAAATCAAATGTGTAATGCATATGGATTAGATACAATAAGCACGGGATGTGCAATTGCTTTTGCTATGGAATGTTATGAGAATGGGATTCTTACAAAAGATGATGTAAATGGATTGGATTTAAAATTTGGAAATAAAGAAGCTATGCTTAAATTGATTGAGATGATCGCTAAAAGAGAAGAGATAGGAGATTTATTAGCTGAAGGAGTTATGAGAGCTTCCAAGAAAATAGGAAAAGAAAGTGAAAAATTCGCTTTACATGTTAAAGGGAAAGAAATACCTTTACAAGAACCACGAGGAAAAACTGGAGTTGGATTAGCATATGCTTTATCCCCTTCAGGAGCTGATCATATGCAGCATCCACATGACCCAGTTTTTGAAAAAATATTAGAAGAATATAAACCATTAGGAATAATAAAACCAATAGATAGTTTAAGTTTAGGTCCTGAAAAAGTTAGGTTTTTCATATATACTCATTTATGGTGGGGACTTTTTGATTGTTTAGGAATATGCAAATTTCCATTCATTCCTCATCCAGCAGGTTTTTTAAAAATAAATCATTTAGTAGAAATTGTTAATGTTGTTACAGGTTGGGAAACAAGTCTATGGGAACTTATGAAAGCAAGTGAAAGAGCTATAAATATTGCTAGATGTTTTAATATAAGGGAAGGTTTTACAAATATTGATGATGATCTTCCTGAAAGATTTTTTGAAGAAATAAAATTTGGACCAAAGAAAGGATTTAAAATAAATAAAGAAGAATTTTATGAAGCAATAAAAATGTATTATGAAATGATGGGATGGGATAGGAATACTGGAATTCCAACTAAAGCAAAATTGGATGAACTTGATATAGGTTGGGCATATAGTGAAAACAGAGAACAATGA
- a CDS encoding PLP-dependent aspartate aminotransferase family protein: MKKEIDFSTKSIHGNKYFDPLTGAFIIPIFQSAIFTFPEGGSIKVREKPFKYSREDNPTVHFVERKIALLEGGEDCLLFSSGMAAISTLLMSLLKSGDKILIPRDLYGLTYILINKLSKFGIKVKISDPGTENILNALSQEIKIVILESMSNPLLYVYDIESISKKAKENSAILIVDNTFLTPINFHPLKFGANMVLYSATKYLNGHNDIIAGAIVGKSNDIEKIWEWRRMIGGVLDPHSAYLLDRGLKTLKIRMKKHEENAKEIAEYLQSNKKINKVYYPGLPTHPTYDIAKKFLKGFGGVISFELKISNKKIPLFLKKLKIIKRAPSLGGTETLIMHPASSSHKDLPLKERLKLGITNNLLRLSVGLEDSNDIIEDLDQALKYIS, translated from the coding sequence ATGAAGAAAGAAATCGATTTCTCAACAAAAAGTATTCATGGAAATAAATATTTTGATCCATTAACTGGAGCATTTATCATTCCTATTTTTCAAAGTGCTATTTTCACTTTTCCTGAAGGTGGAAGTATTAAAGTTAGAGAAAAACCTTTTAAATATTCAAGAGAAGATAATCCTACTGTACATTTTGTTGAAAGAAAAATAGCATTACTTGAAGGAGGAGAAGATTGTTTACTCTTTAGTTCAGGAATGGCTGCAATATCAACACTACTCATGAGTTTATTAAAAAGCGGAGATAAAATTCTTATTCCAAGAGATTTATATGGTTTAACTTATATCTTAATTAATAAATTATCAAAATTTGGTATAAAAGTAAAAATATCCGACCCTGGAACAGAAAATATTCTAAATGCCTTATCACAAGAAATAAAAATTGTTATTTTAGAGAGCATGTCCAATCCTTTATTATATGTATATGATATAGAATCAATTTCTAAAAAAGCTAAAGAAAACTCTGCAATTTTAATAGTTGATAATACATTTTTAACTCCAATAAATTTTCATCCATTAAAATTTGGAGCAAACATGGTATTATACAGTGCTACTAAATATCTTAATGGACATAATGATATAATTGCAGGAGCAATAGTAGGTAAAAGTAATGATATTGAAAAAATTTGGGAATGGAGAAGAATGATTGGAGGAGTACTTGATCCTCATTCAGCATATCTTCTTGATAGAGGATTAAAAACTCTTAAAATAAGAATGAAGAAACATGAAGAAAATGCAAAAGAAATAGCTGAATATCTTCAATCAAATAAAAAAATAAATAAAGTATATTATCCTGGATTGCCTACACATCCTACTTATGATATAGCTAAAAAGTTTCTTAAGGGATTTGGAGGAGTTATTAGTTTTGAATTAAAAATAAGTAATAAAAAAATTCCATTATTCTTAAAAAAATTAAAAATTATAAAAAGAGCTCCAAGCCTTGGAGGAACGGAAACTTTAATAATGCATCCTGCTTCATCTTCTCATAAGGATTTACCTTTAAAAGAAAGATTAAAATTGGGTATAACAAATAATCTTTTAAGACTTTCTGTTGGATTAGAAGATTCAAATGATATTATTGAAGATTTAGATCAAGCTTTAAAATATATTTCTTAA
- a CDS encoding nicotinate phosphoribosyltransferase, whose amino-acid sequence MKIFLTASDEEIKSGYTTDVYFERTEKILKEKGMDKVNVVAEVTTGSLPEGKKWGVLTGVIEVAKLLEGCKVNFYSMHEGSVFRSNDYYGIREPAAFIEGPYIEFCKLETPLLGFLCQSSGVSTKAAHIRIKAWKNLLIAFGARRMHPAISPMLDWATYVGGFDGVSTLKGASVIGAEPTGTMPHSLIIVFGSQAEAWKSFDEIMPEKVPRIMLVDTFWDEKLESLEAAKLLKNKLYGVRLDTPSSRRGNMKEIIREVKWELKSRGYGNVKIIVSGGVDEDNIIDYIEAGADGFGVGTSVSNAPTIDFALDIVEVNGKPISKRGKFSGKKQVWRCMDCFIDIVKLWNEEKPKCPKCGKEMKPMLIEFIKNGVILGKLPTAKEAREYVLKQLEIIRKLQ is encoded by the coding sequence ATGAAGATTTTTTTAACAGCTTCAGATGAAGAAATTAAATCTGGATATACAACAGATGTGTACTTTGAAAGAACAGAAAAAATCCTAAAAGAAAAGGGAATGGATAAAGTAAATGTTGTAGCTGAAGTTACAACTGGTAGCCTTCCAGAAGGGAAAAAATGGGGCGTTCTAACAGGAGTTATAGAAGTTGCTAAATTACTTGAAGGATGCAAAGTAAATTTTTATTCAATGCATGAAGGAAGTGTTTTTAGAAGCAATGATTATTATGGTATCAGAGAACCTGCAGCATTTATTGAAGGGCCATACATTGAATTTTGTAAATTGGAAACACCATTATTAGGATTTTTATGTCAAAGTAGTGGGGTATCTACAAAAGCAGCTCATATAAGAATTAAAGCTTGGAAAAATTTATTAATAGCTTTTGGAGCAAGAAGAATGCATCCAGCTATTTCTCCAATGTTAGATTGGGCAACGTATGTTGGAGGATTTGATGGAGTATCAACTTTAAAAGGAGCATCAGTAATAGGCGCAGAACCAACTGGTACTATGCCACATAGTTTAATAATTGTTTTTGGTTCTCAAGCAGAAGCTTGGAAAAGCTTTGACGAAATAATGCCTGAGAAGGTTCCTAGAATAATGCTAGTTGATACATTTTGGGATGAAAAATTAGAATCTTTAGAAGCAGCAAAACTTCTGAAAAATAAACTTTATGGTGTTAGATTAGATACTCCTTCTTCAAGAAGAGGAAATATGAAAGAAATTATAAGAGAAGTAAAATGGGAATTAAAAAGTAGAGGCTATGGAAATGTTAAGATAATCGTTTCAGGAGGAGTGGATGAAGATAATATTATTGACTATATAGAAGCTGGAGCTGATGGTTTTGGAGTAGGTACTTCTGTAAGTAATGCTCCTACGATAGATTTTGCACTTGATATAGTTGAAGTAAATGGAAAACCGATAAGCAAAAGAGGAAAATTTTCTGGTAAGAAGCAAGTTTGGAGATGCATGGATTGTTTCATAGATATTGTTAAATTATGGAATGAAGAAAAACCTAAATGTCCAAAATGTGGAAAAGAAATGAAACCAATGTTAATAGAATTTATTAAAAATGGAGTTATACTAGGAAAGCTTCCAACAGCTAAGGAAGCTAGAGAATATGTTTTAAAACAACTTGAAATAATTAGAAAACTTCAATAA
- a CDS encoding DUF2153 family protein, whose protein sequence is MSERWTLNCKKLLEQIRKFLGEEEKDRLDLVRAMDFSLNAIYRSWVGWMEWVRNPEIMAGFTMEELKEMSENLCKFAESFLEYDMKITEKATMKAQKKAEKKEPDLYIM, encoded by the coding sequence ATGAGTGAAAGATGGACCTTAAATTGTAAGAAATTGCTTGAACAAATAAGAAAATTCTTAGGAGAAGAAGAAAAGGATAGACTTGATCTTGTAAGAGCAATGGATTTTTCATTAAATGCTATTTATAGAAGCTGGGTTGGTTGGATGGAATGGGTTAGAAATCCAGAAATAATGGCAGGTTTCACAATGGAAGAATTGAAAGAGATGAGTGAAAATCTATGCAAATTTGCTGAATCATTTTTAGAATATGATATGAAAATAACCGAAAAGGCAACAATGAAAGCTCAGAAAAAAGCAGAAAAGAAAGAACCAGATTTATATATAATGTAA
- a CDS encoding sulfite exporter TauE/SafE family protein, with the protein MFEFLLLFLISIGIGIISSLTGIGGGSFIVPILIMFFNISTHKAIGTSLLIVIFTAISSTFAYYKQKRIDYKSGLYLIIGTIPGALIGAYLTNFFSSKELALLFGFFLIFISFRIIYKAFKKNEYNKNYKEKEVKNKKYYSYVEIIDSKGEVFKYYANIPFGILFSIFAGISSGMFGVGGGALAVPIMHIIVGMPMHIAIATSMFIMIFTSFSGVIGHILLGNVLIELAMPLCIGIIFGTQVGALIARKLKARILEIIFGLILIIISLNLILKNLMF; encoded by the coding sequence ATGTTTGAATTTCTTCTTTTATTCTTAATATCCATTGGAATAGGAATAATTTCTTCATTAACAGGAATAGGAGGAGGTTCGTTCATCGTTCCAATATTAATAATGTTTTTTAATATTAGTACTCATAAAGCAATTGGAACAAGCCTTTTAATAGTGATTTTTACGGCTATTTCATCTACTTTTGCTTATTATAAACAAAAAAGGATTGATTATAAAAGTGGTTTATATTTAATAATTGGAACAATTCCAGGTGCATTAATAGGAGCATATTTAACAAATTTCTTTTCTTCAAAAGAATTAGCTCTTCTTTTTGGCTTTTTCTTAATTTTTATTTCATTTAGAATAATTTATAAAGCATTTAAAAAGAATGAATACAATAAAAATTATAAGGAAAAAGAAGTTAAAAATAAAAAGTACTATTCATATGTAGAAATTATTGATTCTAAAGGAGAAGTTTTTAAATATTATGCTAACATTCCTTTTGGGATTTTATTTTCTATATTTGCTGGGATATCTTCAGGAATGTTTGGAGTCGGTGGAGGAGCATTAGCAGTTCCTATAATGCATATTATAGTAGGAATGCCTATGCATATAGCTATAGCTACATCAATGTTTATAATGATTTTTACATCATTTTCAGGAGTTATAGGGCATATTTTACTTGGAAATGTTTTAATAGAATTAGCAATGCCTTTATGTATAGGGATAATTTTTGGTACTCAAGTAGGAGCTTTAATAGCTAGAAAACTTAAAGCAAGAATTCTTGAAATAATATTTGGTTTAATTTTAATAATTATAAGTTTAAATTTAATATTGAAAAATCTTATGTTCTAA
- a CDS encoding homoserine kinase has translation MLKLEEKVKVLAHASSANLGPGFDIFGMALDAFYDIVEIERINGEKIIIENYGKYGNTIPKDPRKNVAGVVAKSMLNHYFGKKIGLKISIFKGVKPSSGLGSSGATAAATALALKNLFKINASIEELIYFAAQGEKASAGTPHMDNVAASLLGNFTLIYSTNPPKFINLKAPENIEVAIVSPEIKIKEKAKTKYARKILPKKVELEKVVHNVGHACLIVAGFLLSNINLIGEGMSDRIIEPARSKIVPFYEKIRNMALKNGAAGVAISGAGPSIIALVDSSKIEAMKIAECMKELFEKNGIKAEAYVSKIGKEARLLKENSW, from the coding sequence GTGTTAAAACTAGAAGAAAAAGTAAAAGTTTTAGCTCATGCTTCTTCAGCAAATTTAGGACCTGGATTTGATATTTTTGGAATGGCTTTAGATGCTTTTTATGATATTGTAGAAATAGAAAGAATAAATGGAGAAAAAATAATTATTGAAAATTATGGAAAATATGGAAATACTATACCTAAAGATCCTAGAAAAAACGTTGCTGGAGTAGTTGCTAAAAGTATGCTAAATCATTATTTTGGGAAAAAAATTGGATTAAAAATAAGTATATTTAAAGGAGTAAAACCATCTTCTGGACTTGGAAGTAGTGGAGCCACAGCAGCAGCAACAGCTTTAGCATTAAAAAATCTTTTCAAAATTAATGCATCTATAGAAGAATTAATATATTTTGCTGCACAAGGAGAAAAAGCTTCAGCTGGTACACCACATATGGATAATGTTGCAGCATCACTTTTAGGAAATTTCACATTAATATATTCAACCAATCCTCCAAAATTTATTAATTTAAAAGCACCAGAAAATATTGAAGTTGCGATAGTTTCTCCAGAAATTAAAATTAAAGAAAAAGCAAAAACAAAATATGCTAGGAAAATATTACCTAAAAAAGTAGAATTAGAAAAAGTAGTTCATAATGTTGGTCATGCATGCTTAATAGTTGCAGGTTTTCTCTTATCAAATATTAATCTTATAGGAGAAGGAATGTCTGATAGAATAATCGAGCCTGCTAGATCAAAAATTGTGCCATTTTATGAAAAAATTAGGAATATGGCCTTAAAAAATGGTGCAGCTGGAGTAGCTATAAGTGGTGCAGGGCCATCAATAATTGCTTTAGTAGATTCTTCAAAAATAGAAGCTATGAAAATAGCAGAATGTATGAAAGAACTTTTTGAAAAAAATGGTATTAAAGCAGAAGCATATGTTTCTAAAATAGGTAAAGAAGCTAGGTTATTAAAAGAAAATTCATGGTGA
- a CDS encoding isochorismatase family cysteine hydrolase, translating to MKAAVLIIDMLKDFIKAFNENDAKSLIENINKVIDWARKNGLPLIYICDAHEEGDHEFEIWGPHALKGSEGAGIIDELKPIKGDKIVYKNKYSGFFNTRLQRILKRMNIDTLILTGVHTHICVSHTAADAYYRGFKIIVPKQCVSTLNKEDHENGLRIMEKLYAAKIEDIEELIIMKNQKDK from the coding sequence ATGAAAGCTGCAGTACTAATTATAGATATGCTTAAAGATTTTATTAAAGCTTTTAATGAAAATGATGCAAAATCATTAATAGAGAATATTAATAAAGTTATTGATTGGGCTAGGAAAAATGGATTGCCACTAATATACATATGTGATGCACATGAAGAGGGAGATCATGAATTTGAAATATGGGGTCCACATGCACTTAAAGGAAGTGAAGGAGCTGGAATAATAGATGAATTAAAACCTATCAAAGGAGATAAAATTGTTTATAAAAATAAGTATAGTGGCTTTTTTAATACTAGGTTACAAAGGATTCTTAAAAGGATGAACATTGATACGTTGATATTAACTGGAGTTCATACTCACATATGCGTTTCACATACAGCTGCAGATGCTTATTATAGAGGATTTAAAATAATAGTTCCTAAACAATGTGTTTCAACACTCAATAAAGAAGACCATGAAAATGGTTTAAGGATAATGGAAAAACTTTATGCAGCAAAAATAGAGGATATTGAAGAATTAATAATAATGAAAAATCAAAAAGATAAATAA
- the gcvH gene encoding glycine cleavage system protein GcvH translates to MIEIEGYKIIKNLLYSKDHVWIKIENNKAKIGITDYIQKNLHDIVYIELPEINSNIHQGKKLALMESIKTISEIHSPLTGKILKINEELKSKPGLINESPYGDGWIAIIEPINFEKEKSNLLNFKEYVEYIRKIIEKEKA, encoded by the coding sequence ATGATCGAGATAGAAGGTTATAAAATTATTAAAAATTTGCTTTATAGCAAAGATCATGTATGGATTAAAATTGAAAATAATAAAGCAAAAATTGGAATAACAGATTATATTCAAAAAAACTTACATGATATAGTGTATATTGAACTTCCTGAAATTAATTCAAATATACATCAAGGAAAAAAATTAGCTTTAATGGAATCTATAAAAACAATTTCAGAAATACATTCGCCTTTAACTGGAAAAATTTTAAAAATAAATGAAGAATTAAAATCCAAACCAGGATTAATAAATGAATCTCCATATGGGGATGGATGGATAGCAATAATAGAACCTATAAATTTTGAAAAAGAAAAAAGCAATCTTTTAAATTTTAAAGAATATGTAGAATATATAAGGAAAATAATTGAGAAAGAAAAAGCATAA